From Rhodovastum atsumiense, a single genomic window includes:
- the accC gene encoding acetyl-CoA carboxylase biotin carboxylase subunit has translation MFQKILIANRGEIALRIQRACREMGIRTVAVHSTADAAAMHVRLADESVCIGPPAARDSYLNVPSILSAATITGADAIHPGYGFLSENASFAEMVEAHGLTFIGPSPAHIRMMGDKIAAKAAMGALGVPLVPGSAGAIADIDEARRIASDIGYPVLIKAAAGGGGRGMKVAAGPDELEEAWQLARTEARAAFGNDAVYMEKYLDRPRHIELQILADNFGQVVHFGERDCSLQRRHQKLLEEAGSPALTPGQRDALGSTVTAALSQLGYRNAGTLEFLYQDGHFAFIEMNTRLQVEHPVTEMVCGVDLVREQIRIAAGRRLSYEQSEIAFTGHAIECRITAENPETFMPTPGRVTAFHAPGGLGVRVDSALYAGYVVPPYYDSMVAKLIVHAPTRAEAIARLRRSLAEFAVVGIETTVPLHQRIVEHPDFIAGQYTIHWLERFVSQQG, from the coding sequence GTGTTCCAGAAGATCCTGATCGCCAACCGGGGCGAGATCGCGCTGCGAATTCAGCGCGCCTGCCGCGAGATGGGCATCCGCACCGTCGCGGTGCATTCCACCGCCGACGCCGCCGCCATGCATGTGCGCCTCGCCGACGAGAGCGTCTGCATCGGCCCGCCGGCTGCCCGCGATTCCTACCTCAACGTGCCGTCGATCCTCTCGGCGGCCACCATCACCGGGGCGGATGCCATCCACCCCGGCTACGGGTTCCTCTCCGAGAACGCTTCCTTCGCCGAGATGGTGGAGGCGCACGGCCTGACCTTCATCGGGCCGTCGCCTGCGCATATCCGCATGATGGGCGACAAGATCGCGGCCAAGGCGGCGATGGGCGCGCTCGGCGTGCCACTGGTGCCGGGCTCGGCGGGGGCGATCGCCGACATCGACGAGGCGCGGCGCATCGCCAGCGATATCGGCTATCCGGTGCTGATCAAGGCGGCGGCCGGTGGTGGCGGGCGCGGCATGAAGGTGGCGGCGGGCCCCGACGAGCTGGAGGAGGCGTGGCAGCTCGCCCGCACCGAAGCCCGCGCGGCGTTCGGCAACGACGCCGTCTACATGGAAAAATACCTCGACCGGCCGCGCCATATCGAGCTGCAGATCCTGGCGGACAATTTCGGCCAGGTCGTGCATTTCGGCGAACGCGACTGCAGCCTGCAGCGGCGCCACCAGAAATTGCTGGAAGAGGCCGGCTCCCCCGCCCTGACCCCGGGCCAGCGCGATGCCCTTGGGTCCACCGTCACGGCGGCGCTCAGCCAGCTTGGCTACCGCAACGCCGGCACGCTGGAATTCCTCTACCAGGACGGGCATTTCGCCTTCATCGAGATGAACACCCGCCTGCAGGTCGAGCACCCGGTGACCGAAATGGTCTGCGGCGTCGACCTGGTGCGCGAACAGATCCGCATCGCCGCCGGCCGCCGGCTCTCCTACGAACAGTCGGAGATCGCCTTCACCGGCCACGCCATCGAGTGCCGCATCACCGCCGAAAACCCGGAAACCTTCATGCCCACCCCGGGTCGGGTGACCGCGTTCCACGCGCCCGGGGGGCTGGGGGTGCGGGTCGATTCCGCGCTCTATGCCGGCTACGTGGTGCCGCCCTATTACGACAGCATGGTGGCCAAGCTGATCGTCCACGCGCCCACCCGGGCCGAGGCGATCGCCCGGCTGCGGCGCAGCCTCGCCGAATTCGCCGTGGTTGGTATTGAAACCACCGTGCCACTGCACCAGCGTATCGTCGAACATCCCGATTTCATCGCGGGGCAGTACACGATCCACTGGCTGGAGCGGTTTGTCTCGCAGCAGGGGTAA
- the accB gene encoding acetyl-CoA carboxylase biotin carboxyl carrier protein, with the protein MNAVSIDPETVRQLALILTETGLTEIEIEGKDGRVRVARAHPPAAPAPVSTVPVAAPVTVAPPVATAGPSANPAPPADESQHPGAVLSPMVGVAYLSPEPGSQPFVTAGQTVAAGQTLMLIEAMKTFNQIKAPKAGTVTRILIGSGAPVEYGQPLLILE; encoded by the coding sequence ATGAACGCCGTCAGTATTGACCCGGAGACGGTGAGGCAGCTCGCGCTGATCCTGACCGAGACGGGGCTGACCGAGATCGAGATCGAGGGCAAGGATGGCCGCGTCCGCGTGGCCCGGGCGCATCCGCCCGCCGCCCCGGCGCCGGTCTCCACCGTCCCGGTTGCCGCCCCGGTTACGGTGGCGCCGCCGGTCGCCACCGCCGGCCCCTCGGCCAACCCGGCCCCGCCGGCGGATGAATCGCAGCATCCCGGCGCGGTGCTCAGCCCGATGGTCGGCGTCGCCTATCTCTCGCCCGAGCCAGGGTCGCAGCCCTTCGTCACCGCCGGCCAGACCGTGGCCGCGGGGCAGACGCTGATGCTGATCGAGGCCATGAAGACCTTCAATCAGATCAAGGCGCCGAAGGCGGGCACGGTCACGCGCATCCTGATCGGGTCGGGTGCGCCGGTCGAGTACGGCCAGCCTCTGCTGATCCTCGAATAG
- the aroQ gene encoding type II 3-dehydroquinate dehydratase, translating into MSPGPSLPLIAVFNGPNMNMLGLRQPHLYGSATLDDVEALCAEIADQLGLAIDFRQTNGEGELVSWVQECRGRAAGIIINPAGYTTTSIALMDALLATELPVIEVHVTNIHRREEFRQHSYVSKAAVGVICGLGINGYKLALTAMADLLEAPDE; encoded by the coding sequence ATGTCGCCCGGACCCTCCCTGCCGCTGATCGCCGTCTTCAACGGCCCGAACATGAACATGCTCGGGCTGCGTCAGCCACATCTTTATGGCAGCGCGACGCTGGACGACGTGGAGGCGCTCTGCGCCGAAATCGCCGATCAGCTCGGGCTCGCCATCGATTTCCGCCAGACCAACGGCGAAGGCGAACTGGTGTCCTGGGTGCAGGAATGCCGTGGCCGTGCCGCTGGCATCATCATCAACCCGGCCGGCTACACCACCACCTCGATCGCGCTCATGGACGCCCTGCTGGCGACCGAGCTGCCGGTCATCGAGGTGCATGTCACGAATATTCACCGGCGCGAAGAGTTCCGGCAGCACTCCTATGTTTCGAAGGCGGCGGTGGGTGTGATCTGCGGCCTCGGAATCAACGGATACAAGCTGGCGCTGACCGCCATGGCCGACCTTCTGGAGGCGCCCGACGAATGA
- the thiS gene encoding sulfur carrier protein ThiS: MNGEPHVLDGRLTVTGLLERIGLDPRKVAVERNREIVPRSAYAGTWLAPGDSLEIVHFIGGG; encoded by the coding sequence TTGAACGGTGAGCCCCACGTGCTGGACGGGCGCCTGACGGTGACCGGCCTGCTCGAGCGGATCGGACTCGACCCGCGCAAGGTCGCGGTCGAGCGCAACCGGGAGATCGTGCCACGCTCGGCCTATGCCGGAACCTGGCTGGCCCCCGGCGACTCCCTCGAGATCGTGCATTTCATCGGCGGAGGCTGA
- a CDS encoding thiazole synthase: MDGHIQTTDGQTEDDGWTVAGRRFRSRLIVGTGKYKDLEETAAAIAASGAEMVTVAVRRVNLADPKAPMLQDYVDPRKYTYLPNTAGCHTAEDAVRTLRLAREAGGWNLVKLEVLGPPPTLYPDMPATLEAAAALIKDGFEVMVYCADDPVAAKRLEDMGCVAIMPLGAPIGSGLGLQNPAMISLMLETVKVPLLVDAGVGTASDAAIAMELGCTAVLLNSAIAHARDPVRMARAMRHAVEAGRLAHLAGRMPRRMGADPSSPLTGLIR, translated from the coding sequence ATGGATGGCCACATCCAGACGACGGACGGCCAGACGGAGGATGACGGCTGGACCGTCGCGGGACGGCGTTTCCGCTCGCGGCTGATCGTGGGCACCGGCAAATACAAGGACCTGGAGGAAACCGCCGCGGCGATCGCGGCGAGCGGGGCGGAAATGGTCACCGTGGCGGTGCGCCGGGTGAACCTCGCCGATCCCAAGGCGCCGATGCTGCAGGATTATGTCGACCCCCGCAAATACACATACCTGCCCAACACCGCGGGCTGCCACACCGCCGAGGACGCGGTGCGCACCCTGCGGCTGGCGCGCGAGGCCGGCGGGTGGAACCTGGTGAAGCTGGAGGTGCTCGGGCCGCCGCCCACGCTGTATCCGGACATGCCGGCCACGCTGGAGGCCGCCGCCGCCCTGATCAAGGACGGCTTCGAGGTGATGGTCTACTGCGCCGACGACCCGGTGGCGGCGAAGCGGCTGGAGGACATGGGCTGCGTCGCGATCATGCCGCTCGGCGCGCCGATCGGCTCGGGGCTCGGGCTGCAGAACCCGGCGATGATCTCGTTGATGCTGGAGACGGTGAAGGTGCCGCTGCTGGTCGATGCCGGCGTCGGCACCGCCTCGGATGCCGCCATCGCCATGGAGCTTGGCTGCACCGCGGTGCTGCTGAACTCGGCGATCGCGCATGCCCGCGATCCGGTGCGGATGGCGCGGGCGATGCGCCACGCCGTGGAGGCAGGCCGGCTGGCCCACCTTGCCGGCCGCATGCCGCGCCGGATGGGGGCCGATCCGTCGAGCCCGCTCACCGGGCTGATCCGCTGA
- a CDS encoding YihY/virulence factor BrkB family protein has product MRSPAPEPRDDLAEIVQRGHGLGRGARSPVAIPWRGWRQVLGRTWREIISDRVSLAAAGSAFFATLALFPALSMLISLYGLIFDPATVEPQLEVLRDLLPPAAFALIADRVHTLVSHGRAELGLSLLISTGVALWSATTGTKSLIAALNLAYEEEESRGFLEYQKTSLLITLCMVLGAILGLALLVALPATISFLGLDAHARGLARLGSTAVLVGFVLLALALLYRFGPSRQKARWHWVTPGSMLATALWLVASVLFSLYVVHLASYDATYGPLGAVVGVMMWFWVSAYAVLVGAELNAELELQTAEDTTTGQPRPIGKRGAFVADNVVVDDKS; this is encoded by the coding sequence ATGCGGTCGCCGGCACCTGAACCACGCGATGACCTGGCGGAGATCGTCCAGCGCGGCCACGGGCTCGGCCGCGGTGCCCGCAGCCCTGTCGCCATCCCCTGGCGCGGCTGGCGGCAGGTGCTCGGACGGACCTGGCGGGAGATCATTTCCGACCGCGTCTCCCTGGCCGCCGCCGGCAGCGCCTTCTTCGCGACGCTGGCGCTGTTCCCGGCGCTGTCGATGCTGATCTCGCTCTATGGGTTGATCTTCGATCCGGCCACGGTCGAGCCCCAGCTCGAGGTCTTGCGCGACCTGTTGCCGCCCGCCGCCTTCGCGTTGATCGCCGACCGCGTGCACACGCTGGTCTCGCATGGCCGTGCCGAACTGGGCCTGTCGTTGCTGATCAGCACCGGGGTGGCGCTCTGGAGTGCCACGACCGGCACCAAATCCCTGATCGCCGCCCTGAACCTTGCCTACGAGGAAGAAGAGAGCCGCGGCTTCCTGGAGTACCAGAAGACCAGTCTGCTGATCACGCTTTGCATGGTGCTCGGCGCCATCCTGGGCCTGGCCTTGCTGGTGGCGTTGCCGGCGACGATCAGTTTCCTGGGGCTCGATGCGCATGCGCGCGGGCTGGCGCGGCTTGGCTCGACCGCGGTGCTGGTGGGGTTCGTCCTGCTGGCGCTGGCGCTGCTGTACCGCTTCGGCCCGTCACGGCAGAAGGCACGCTGGCACTGGGTGACGCCGGGCTCGATGCTGGCGACCGCGCTATGGCTTGTCGCCTCGGTGCTGTTCTCGCTCTATGTCGTGCACTTGGCCAGCTATGACGCGACCTATGGGCCGCTCGGCGCCGTGGTCGGCGTGATGATGTGGTTCTGGGTCTCCGCCTACGCGGTGCTGGTCGGGGCAGAGCTGAACGCCGAGCTGGAACTGCAGACGGCCGAGGATACCACCACCGGCCAGCCGCGGCCGATCGGCAAGCGCGGGGCCTTCGTGGCCGACAACGTGGTGGTCGACGACAAATCCTGA
- a CDS encoding type III PLP-dependent enzyme yields MTPKIARFLAEQQPATPCLVLDVDRVEGNFRALRDALPLAQIYYAVKANPAHPILERLVGLGSRFDAASFEEVEACLRAGARPEAVSFGNTIKKVSAIRRAFAAGVSMYAFDSVEELEKLAQHAPGSRVYCRILVENAGADWPLSRKFGTTVETARNLMLRAGELGLDPYGLSFHVGSQQTSTASYEAAIGRVAMLFTDLREAGVNLRMLNLGGGFPTRYRDEVPGIDAFGNAIMHAMTEAFGNALPEMVIEPGRFIVADAGVVSAEVVLVSRRSEEQPVRWVYLDIGRFGGLAETEGEAIRYRITTPHDGGTTGPVAIAGPTCDGADIMYERSNYRLPMALTCGDRVELHSTGAYVTTYASQAFNGFAPLAEHYI; encoded by the coding sequence ATGACGCCCAAGATCGCCCGATTCCTTGCTGAGCAGCAGCCGGCAACCCCGTGCCTGGTGCTCGACGTTGACCGCGTGGAAGGTAACTTCCGCGCGTTGCGCGATGCCCTGCCGCTCGCCCAGATCTATTACGCCGTGAAGGCGAATCCGGCGCATCCCATCCTGGAGCGTCTGGTCGGCCTCGGCAGCCGTTTCGACGCGGCCAGCTTCGAAGAGGTCGAGGCCTGCCTGCGCGCCGGCGCGCGGCCCGAGGCGGTCAGCTTCGGCAACACCATCAAGAAGGTTTCGGCGATCCGCCGCGCCTTCGCCGCCGGCGTGAGCATGTATGCGTTCGATTCCGTCGAGGAGCTGGAGAAGCTGGCCCAGCACGCGCCGGGCAGCCGTGTCTATTGCCGCATCCTGGTGGAGAACGCCGGCGCCGACTGGCCGCTGTCGCGCAAATTCGGCACCACGGTGGAAACCGCGCGCAATCTGATGCTGCGCGCCGGCGAGCTCGGGCTCGATCCGTACGGCCTGTCCTTCCATGTCGGCAGCCAGCAGACCTCCACCGCCAGCTACGAGGCGGCGATCGGCCGGGTGGCCATGCTGTTCACCGACCTGCGCGAGGCCGGGGTGAACCTGCGCATGCTCAATCTCGGCGGCGGCTTCCCGACCCGCTACCGCGACGAGGTGCCGGGCATCGACGCCTTCGGCAACGCCATCATGCATGCGATGACCGAAGCCTTCGGCAACGCCCTGCCCGAGATGGTGATCGAGCCGGGCCGCTTCATCGTCGCCGATGCCGGCGTGGTCAGCGCCGAGGTGGTGCTGGTCAGCCGCCGCAGCGAGGAACAACCGGTGCGCTGGGTGTATCTCGACATCGGGCGCTTCGGCGGGCTGGCCGAGACCGAAGGCGAGGCGATCCGCTACCGCATCACCACGCCGCATGACGGCGGGACGACCGGCCCGGTGGCGATCGCCGGCCCGACCTGCGACGGCGCCGACATCATGTACGAGCGCAGCAATTACCGCCTGCCCATGGCGCTGACCTGCGGCGACCGGGTGGAACTGCATTCGACCGGCGCCTACGTCACCACCTATGCCAGCCAGGCCTTCAACGGCTTCGCCCCGCTCGCCGAGCATTACATCTGA
- a CDS encoding dienelactone hydrolase family protein, giving the protein MASISIQAGDGTGHFDAYVVEPTGRPAGAVVLIQEIFGVNASLRETAAQVAELGFFAVAPDLFWRQERNVDLTDKSQAEWDKAFALMNGFDHDKGIADLKATLAAARALPGGNGRAGTMGYCLGGLLAVRMALESDADVNVSYYGVGLDRFAGALAGVSKPLLLHIADQDEFFPPEGRAKVIAAAKDHPAIRAYVYPNANHAFARVGGVHWHARSAWIANGRSAEALAAALD; this is encoded by the coding sequence ATGGCGAGCATCAGCATCCAGGCCGGCGACGGCACCGGCCATTTCGACGCGTACGTGGTCGAGCCCACGGGCCGGCCGGCCGGCGCGGTGGTGCTGATCCAGGAAATCTTCGGCGTCAACGCCTCGTTGCGGGAAACCGCGGCACAGGTCGCGGAACTCGGCTTCTTCGCCGTCGCCCCCGACCTGTTCTGGCGGCAGGAACGCAATGTCGACCTGACCGACAAGTCGCAGGCCGAGTGGGACAAGGCGTTCGCGCTGATGAACGGCTTCGACCACGACAAGGGCATCGCCGACCTCAAGGCCACGCTCGCCGCCGCGCGCGCCCTGCCCGGCGGCAACGGCCGCGCCGGCACCATGGGCTACTGCCTCGGCGGCCTGCTGGCCGTCCGCATGGCGCTGGAATCGGACGCCGACGTGAACGTTTCCTATTATGGCGTCGGGCTCGACAGATTCGCCGGGGCGCTGGCCGGGGTGAGCAAGCCGCTGCTGCTGCACATCGCCGACCAGGACGAGTTCTTCCCACCCGAAGGCCGCGCGAAGGTGATCGCCGCAGCCAAGGACCATCCGGCGATCCGCGCCTACGTCTATCCGAACGCCAACCACGCCTTTGCCCGGGTCGGCGGGGTGCATTGGCATGCGCGCTCGGCCTGGATCGCCAATGGCCGCAGCGCCGAGGCCCTGGCCGCCGCCCTGGATTGA